One segment of Phragmites australis chromosome 13, lpPhrAust1.1, whole genome shotgun sequence DNA contains the following:
- the LOC133887858 gene encoding protein G1-like4, with the protein MDMSPNPDSPSSGGGNGGVGSSSGGASPSVGSMTPQSPSRYEAQKRRDWNTFGQYLRNHRPPLSLTQCSGAHVLEFLRYLDQFGKTKVHAAACPFFGHPNPPAPCPCPLRQAWGSLDALVGRLRAAFEENGGRPESNPFAARAVRLYLREVREHQARARGVSYEKKKRKKPQQLPGDSSGSLHGHPHHPPPPPPGAIC; encoded by the coding sequence ATGGACATGTCGCCGAACCCCGACAGCCCCTCATCGGGAGGGGGCAACGGCGGCGTCGGGTCGAGCAGCGGCGGCGCGTCGCCTTCCGTTGGCTCAATGACGCCGCAGTCGCCGAGCCGGTACGAGGCGCAGAAGCGGCGCGACTGGAACACGTTCGGCCAGTACCTACGGAACCACCGGCCGCCGCTGAGTCTGACTCAATGCAGCGGCGCGCACGTCCTCGAGTTCCTGCGTTACCTGGACCAGTTCGGCAAGACCAAGGTGCACGCCGCGGCGTGCCCCTTCTTCGGCCACCCGAACCCGCCGGCGCCCTGCCCCTGCCCGCTCCGCCAGGCCTGGGGTAGCCTCGACGCCCTCGTCGGCCGCCTCCGCGCTGCCTTTGAGGAGAACGGCGGCCGCCCAGAGTCCAACCCCTTTGCCGCGCGCGCCGTCCGCCTCTACCTCCGCGAGGTCCGCGAGCACCAGGCCCGCGCCCGCGGCGTCAGCTACGagaagaagaagcgcaagaagCCGCAGCAGCTGCCGGGCGACAGCAGTGGCAGCCTTCACGGCCACCCCCACCACcctccgcccccgccgcccGGCGCCATCTGCTGA